One window from the genome of Yarrowia lipolytica chromosome 1B, complete sequence encodes:
- a CDS encoding uncharacterized protein (Compare to YALI0B00858g, weakly similar to uniprot|Q03973 Saccharomyces cerevisiae YDR174w HMO1 Non-histone protein), whose product MVKRRNNLNVDLEDSQLGQLKGKRDQVIAATKTLELAAQNASWAIRDFHAEFATIIGKLQNLSDEQIEALKELSLEALPEKGAFLGTNNSLFGGRAVEEELTPTGRKKRKREVDPLMPKKPMTVFLAFSTQQRAVIRAEREKQGLPPLINVDMANEVARLWSLLPEEAKEPYKVKYQEKLAEYHLRKEQYMASKNPAAAAELVAAAAVAEVADEEFADAVEDVEDVEDVEEGVEPEVKEEVKKKDKKDKKDKKDKKAKKEKKRKE is encoded by the coding sequence ATGGTTAAACGAAGAAACAACCTCAACGTTGACCTGGAAGACTCGCAGCTGGGCCAGCTCAAAGGCAAGCGAGACCAGGTGATCGCCGCGACCAAGACGCTGGAGCTGGCGGCGCAGAACGCGTCGTGGGCCATCCGGGACTTCCACGCCGAATTTGCCACTATCATCGGCAAGCTGCAGAACCTCAGTGACGAGCAGATCGAGGcgctcaaggagctgagTCTCGAGGCACTGCCCGAAAAGGGCGCGTTTCTGGGCACCAACAACTCGCTGTTTGGCGGGCGCGcggtcgaggaggagctcacGCCCACCGGCCGAAAGAAGCGCAAGCGAGAGGTCGACCCTCTCATGCCCAAGAAGCCCATGACTGTGTTCCTGGCGTTCTCTACCCAGCAGCGGGCCGTCATCCGGGCCGAGCGAGAGAAGCAGGGCCTGCCCCCGCTCATCAATGTCGACATGGCCAACGAGGTGGCGCGTCTGTGGTCGCTGCTgcccgaggaggccaaggagccttacaaggtcaagtaccaggagaagctggctgAGTACCATCTGCGCAAGGAGCAGTACATGGCCTCCAAGAACCCTGCTGCGGCTGCTGAGCTGGTTGCTGCCGCCGCCGTTGCCGAAGTGGCCGACGAGGAGTTTGCCGACGCCGTCGAGGACGTTGAGGATGTCGAGGATGTCGAGGAGGGCGTCGAGcccgaggtcaaggaggaggtcaagaagaaggacaagaaggacaagaaggataagaaggacaagaaggccaagaaggagaagaagcgaaaggagTAG
- a CDS encoding uncharacterized protein (Compare to YALI0B00880g, similar to uniprot|P22211 Saccharomyces cerevisiae YNL183c NPR1 ser/thr protein kinase) produces the protein MDDFNKLTLTESHTPSPHSPATSRINSNNNANGTSRTSSRSHRPSAVFLGVANEDGFDSQPGTPSSSSSYTSFDRAGGGAAAAGNTTPGGPATGAPGTPGLGGPLGHSQVHFSLGSPSRPGSVAGSRPGSRPGSRPGSIAPQETQISLFPEADAHDPYARQHRPPQVSHRDTDSIAPRFRFARSRSSSRSSPDRRVNTDEASGNFHRSTGSMAELKRFFKKKSSKLKPKSKRAESKEDIPRSRPVSQSSRATPPVSRSSSQSNIASIGFGKWGKPGRVLGSGAGGSVRLLHRQSDGKTFAVKEFRPRHQHESEREYSKKVTAEFCIGSTLHHPNIVETLDIIQDDGRYFEVMEFCPYDFFAIVMSGKMSQAEVACCFKQLLSGVTYLHSMGLAHRDLKLDNCVVTKDGILKLIDFGSASVFKYPFETGIVMAHGVVGSDPYLAPEVLSQTKYDPTPTDIWSIAVVFCCMTLRRFPWKAPKLTDNSFKLFVSEPEVDETDKATKGPMRLLNRLPRDSRHIIGRMLTVDPKKRATLEEIWADPWVQSISMCTYDDDGRLVKGVGHEHTFVEVEEREEPETKP, from the coding sequence ATGGACGACTTTAACAAACTCACGCTCACCGAGAGCCACACACCCTCGCCCCACAGCCCCGCCACGTCCCgcatcaactccaacaacaacgccAACGGCACCTCGCGTACCTCGTCACGGTCCCACCGCCCGTCGGCGGTGTTCCTGGGGGTTGCCAACGAAGACGGATTCGACTCACAGCCCGGCACcccgtcgtcgtcgtcgtcttaCACTTCTTTTGATAGAgccggaggaggagcagcagcagcaggaaaTACCACTCCAGGCGGTCCGGCAACTGGCGCCCCGGGTACCCCCGGTTTAGGTGGCCCCCTGGGCCACAGCCAGGTCCACTTCAGTCTCGGCTCGCCGTCTCGTCCCGGATCAGTGGCGGGTTCTCGACCTGGCTCCCGCCCGGGCTCCAGGCCAGGCTCCATCGCCCCCCAGGAGACGCAAATCTCGCTCTTCCCTGAGGCAGACGCACACGACCCGTACGCACGACAGCACCGACCACCACAGGTGTCGCACCGCGACACTGATTCCATTGCGCCGCGGTTCCGGTTTGCGCGGAGCAGATCATCATCTCGGTCATCGCCGGACCGCCGGGTCAACACTGACGAGGCTTCCGGCAACTTTCACCGGTCCACGGGCTCCATGGCAGAGCTGAAGCGGttcttcaagaagaagtcttCCAAGCTAAAGCCCAAGAGCAAGAGGGCggagtccaaggaggacattCCTCGGAGTCGGCCGGTGTCCCAGTCGTCGCGAGCGACCCCGCCGGTCTCGCGCTCCTCTTCGCAGTCCAACATTGCGTCGATCGGGTTCGGAAAGTGGGGTAAACCGGGCCGGGTGCTCGGGTCCGGAGCCGGCGGGTCGGTCCGGTTGCTGCACCGCCAGAGCGATGGCAAGACGTTTGCGGTCAAGGAGTTCCGGCCCCGCCACCAGCATGAGTCTGAGCGCGAGTACTCTAAAAAGGTGACGGCTGAGTTCTGCATCGGCTCCACTCTCCACCATCCCAACATTGTGGAGACTCTGGACATCATCCAGGACGACGGCCGGTACTTTgaggtgatggagtttTGCCCGTACGACTTTTTTGCCATAGTCATGTCGGGAAAAATGAGCCAGGCGGAGGTTGCGTGCTGCTTCAAGCAGTTGCTGAGTGGCGTCACCTATCTGCATTCGATGGGTCTGGCGCACCGCGACCTCAAACTCGATAACTGCGTCGTTACCAAGGACGGTATTCTCAAGCTGATTGATTTCGGCTCTGCGTCGGTCTTCAAGTATCCGTTTGAGACCGGCATTGTCATGGCCCATGGAGTAGTTGGTTCGGACCCCTATCTCGCCCCCGAAGTGCTTTCGCAGACCAAGTATGATCCCACGCCGACAGACATCTGGTCGATCGCTGTGGTGTTCTGCTGCATGACGTTGCGGCGGTTCCCCTGGAAGGCTCCCAAGCTGACGGACAACTCGTtcaagctgtttgtgtcggagccggaggtggacgagacCGACAAGGCAACCAAGGGTCCGATGAGGCTGCTGAACCGGTTGCCGCGCGACTCGCGGCATATTATTGGCCGCATGTTGACGGtcgaccccaagaagcGCGCgacgctggaggagatctgGGCCGATCCGTGGGTCCAGAGTATCAGTATGTGCACATATGATGATGACGGACGGCTGGTCAAGGGGGTAGGGCATGAGCATACATTcgtggaggtggaggagagggaGGAGCCGGAGACGAAGCCGTAG
- a CDS encoding uncharacterized protein (Compare to YALI0B00902g, similar to uniprot|Q00664 Emericella nidulans Nuclear migration protein nudF), with protein sequence MESLLTDKQRSDLETSIFGYVSRLTNDEALLSQLAAVLSQPSGSEPVPADTLKANALLLEKKWLSVIRLQRKVMDLETRLEAAEREASSTHKANGLGAGDPKTWLPKTSRFSLLHKQPVNAVSFHPFHSTLASACEDGNIRIWDYELGEIETTIKAHTRGVLDVDFSQPDTGASRDKSHDKPRADVSHAQPRALLVSCSSDLTIRIWDPQNEYANVKTLTGHDHTISAVKFTASGNHVISASRDKTVRVWSVQSGYCVRTVHGHTDWVKSCAALNEEFIFSAGIDHVTRVSEFVSGDGKMTLLGHEHVIEGVAVYPKSAAGCLAKLDKTSSYFVVSWSRDKTIRVWSSRGDPLLILRGHDNWVRGVVLHPAGRYLVSVSDDKTMRCWDLEQGGRCIRVVDAHGHFVTCVAWAPNDVNGRVRCLVATGGVDGQVKVWQ encoded by the coding sequence atggaGTCGCTACTGACGGATAAACAACGCAGCGACCTGGAAACCAGCATTTTCGGATACGTCAGCCGGCTGACTAACGACGAGGCGCTGCTGAGTCAGCTGGCGGCGGTTCTGAGTCAGCCGTCGGGCTCCGAGCCCGTGCCTGCCGacactctcaaggccaacgcTTTACTACTGGAAAAGAAATGGTTATCGGTCATAAGGCTTCAGCGCAAGGTGATGGATTTGGAAACCCGTTTGGAGGCGGCAGAGCGAGAAGCCTCTTCCACTCATAAGGCCAACGGTCTGGGGGCTGGCGACCCGAAAACGTGGCTACCCAAAACTTCACGATTCAGCCTGTTACATAAGCAGCCCGTGAATGCCGTGTCATTTCATCCGTTTCATTCCACTCTGGCGTCGGCGTGCGAAGATGGAAATATCAGAATCTGGGATTACGAGCTGGGCGAGATTGAAACGACGATAAAGGCCCATACGAGGGGGGTGCTGGACGTGGACTTTAGTCAGCCGGACACGGGAGCGTCACGGGACAAATCACATGACAAGCCACGTGCCGACGTATCACACGCCCAGCCCCGAGCGCTCCTGGTCAGCTGCTCGTCGGACCTCACCATCCGAATATGGGACCCCCAAAACGAATACGCAAACGTCAAAACACTGACCGGCCATGACCACACAATCTCGGCGGTCAAATTCACCGCGTCGGGGAACCACGTCATTTCcgcgtcacgtgacaagaCGGTCCGCGTCTGGTCCGTGCAATCGGGCTACTGCGTGCGAACGGTCCACGGCCACACAGACTGGGTCAAATCGTGCGCGGCGCTCAACGAAGAGTTCATCTTCTCAGCAGGGatcgatcacgtgacccgcGTCAGCGAGTTTGTCTCCGGCGACGGCAAGATGACGCTACTCGGCCACGAGCACGTGATCGAGGGCGTTGCCGTCTACCCCAAGAGCGCCGCCGGGTGTCTGGCCAAGCTCGACAAGACGAGCTCGTACTTTGTCGTGTcgtggtcacgtgacaagaCGATCCGGGTGTGGTCGTCACGTGGCGATCCTCTACTAATTCTTCGGGGTCATGACAATTGGGTTAGGGGAGTTGTTCTTCATCCGGCCGGGCGGTATTtggtttctgtttctgatGACAAGACCATGAGATGTTGGGATTTGGAGCAGGGCGGCCGGTGTATTAGGGTTGTTGATGCCCATGGGCATTTTGTCACGTGCGTGGCGTGGGCTCCGAACGATGTCAATGGTCGGGTTCGGTGTCTTGTTGCCACTGGCGGTGTTGATGGCCAAGTCAAGGTGTGGCAGTGA
- a CDS encoding uncharacterized protein (Compare to YALI0B00924g, no similarity), translating into MSFFRTLQFSKGAVSLFANPKFEKSLAFAKYIEKNLNTAGKDIGDLPFDFEETTTAPTLDQLLTIKSFVDEKKGIVPSTFTPAQVFAPAQPALKAAGKTFPDDWKSHKIIETLIKADTFDNPTVIRPILVDWEKGQVAIDDLEAAKKLWEELILRQD; encoded by the coding sequence ATGTCATTCTTCCGAACTTTGCAATTCTCCAAGGGCGCCGTGTCGCTCTTCGCCAACCCCAAGTTTGAAAAGTCGCTCGCATTCGCAAAATACATTGAGAAGAACCTCAACACCGCCGGCAAGGATATTGGCGACCTGCCGTTCGACTTTGAGGAGACCACCACCGCCCCCACTCTGGACCAGCTGTTGACAATCAAGAGCTTTGTTGACGAGAAAAAGGGTATTGTGCCTTCCACCTTCACCCCGGCGCAAGTGTTTGCTCCTGCTCAGCCCGCTCTCAAGGCCGCCGGCAAAACCTTCCCCGACGACTGGAAGTCCCACAAGATCATCGAGACTTTGATCAAGGCCGACACCTTTGATAACCCCACCGTGATCCGACCCATTCTGGTTGACTGGGAGAAGGGACAGGTGGCCATTGACGATCTAgaggccgccaagaagctgtgGGAGGAGCTCATCCTAAGACAGGACTAG
- a CDS encoding uncharacterized protein (Compare to YALI0B00946g, highly similar to uniprot|Q12499 Saccharomyces cerevisiae YOR310C Nucleolar protein NOP58 (Nucleolar protein NOP5)) produces the protein MTFILTETSAGYAVLKAKDKKIYKSESILEELSTPELVTSQFKVKGFSKFDSAASALEEVNAIVDGRVSDKLAALLNEFKDEKKSALVVADPKLGNAINKLDLPFDVVAESASLDLFRAIRENLPSLLPGLTEKDLATMSLGLAHSLGRHKLKFSPDKVDTMIVQAIALLDDLDKELNTYAMRIKEWYGWHFPEMAKIVADNIAYARVIKTMGYRSNASETDLSEVLPEEVEAALKVAAEVSMGTEITEFDLENIQCLADQVIDFAEYREQLSNYLNARMAAIAPNLTALVGELVGARLIAHSGSLVNLAKAPASTVQILGAEKALFRALKTKHDTPKYGIIYHASLIGQASGKNKGKIARMLAAKASVSMRYDAFAEEREDVPILGIDNRIKVENRLRQLEGKEIVGTVRPDVNKIEHKKVDLSTGKQYNADADTVGNTTAGADSDDEDSDSEEEVKEKKAKKEKKEKKDKKEKKDKKDKKEKKDKKEKKEKKDKKRKREDDDDEPKKEKKSKK, from the coding sequence GCTTCTCCAAGTTTGACTCTGCCGCctctgctctggaggaggtcaacGCCATTGTGGATGGCCGGGTCTCCGACAAGCTCGCTGCTTTGCTCAACGAGttcaaggacgagaagaagtctGCTCTGGTGGTGGCCGACCCCAAGCTGGGCAACgccatcaacaagctggaTCTGCCATTTGACGTGGTTGCCGAGTCCGCCTCGCTCGATCTCTTCCGAGCCATCCGAGAAAACCTGCCCTCTCTGCTGCCCGGCCTCACCGAGAAGGACCTGGCCACCATGAGCCTGGGTCTGGCCCATTCGCTGGGACGACACAAGCTCAAGTTCTCCCCCGACAAGGTCGACACCATGATTGTGCAGGCCATCGCATTACTAGATGAtctggacaaggagctcaacacATACGCCATGCGAATCAAGGAGTGGTACGGCTGGCACTTCCCCGAGATGGCCAAGATTGTCGCCGACAACATTGCCTACGCCCGAGTCATCAAGACCATGGGCTACCGATCCAACGCCTCCGAGACCGATCTGTCTGAGGTGCtccccgaggaggttgaggcCGCCCTCAAGGTTGCCGCCGAGGTCTCCATGGGTACGGAAATCACCGAGTTTGACCTCGAAAACATCCAGTGCCTCGCCGACCAGGTCATTGACTTTGCCGAGTACCGAGAACAGCTCTCCAACTACCTCAACGCCCGAATGGCCGCCATTGCCCCCAACCTGACCGCCCTCGTCGGCGAGCTCGTCGGTGCCCGGCTCATTGCCCACTCCGGCTCCCTCGTCAACCTCGCCAAGGCCCCCGCCTCCACCGTCCAGATTCTTGGTGCCGAGAAGGCCCTTTTCCGAGccctcaagaccaagcACGATACCCCCAAGTACGGTATCATCTACCACGCTTCGCTCATCGGCCAGGCCTCCGGCAAGAACAAGGGTAAGATTGCCCGAATGCTCGCCGCCAAGGCCTCCGTGTCCATGCGATACGATGCATTTGCCGAGGAGCGGGAGGACGTGCCCATTCTCGGCATCGACAACCGAATCAAGGTCGAGAACCGTCTCCGACAGCTCGAGggcaaggagattgtcggCACCGTCCGACCCGACGTGAACAAGATCGAGCACAAGAAGGTCGACCTTTCCACCGGCAAGCAGTACAACGCTGACGCCGACACCGTCGGCAACACCACCGCCGGAGCCgactctgacgacgaggatTCCGactctgaggaggaggtcaaggagaagaaggcaaagaaggaaaagaaggaaaagaaggacaagaaggaaaagaaggacaagaaggacaagaaggaaaagaaggataagaaggaaaagaaggaaaagaaggacaagaagcgaaagcgagaggacgacgacgacgagcccaagaaggagaagaagagcaagaagTAA